A section of the Eublepharis macularius isolate TG4126 chromosome 1, MPM_Emac_v1.0, whole genome shotgun sequence genome encodes:
- the C1H6orf163 gene encoding uncharacterized protein C6orf163 homolog: MIRSPDFDTFVCCAVCSKLIPPPPSTETYERIKEYKPFKTRYYTHKDILDVGADIKQQEVERREEEVQKRIEKVKTRLLFQAEMEKEDAVDDALIHAAALHKQDIEELKKKHEKELQVAVMNTRTEMLKHLEVELKRESEAAEQRMTHKLQRLMLQLSLEKERAVAKVTEQEKSKTAEVLAKQQKHNMEQLRQAGVIANEIYQKNLQQLHWEKSHEMEVAFAVSQKEYQEETDKLLKDAESVRETQLAQVVTKVNEKDTEIFSLRQKLDSMTDWKNSLETEILEIREAFQKYIDVTFPQLAPGQADFILPFRKETAFTNAGVDI, translated from the exons ATGATTAGGAGCCCTGATTTTGACACATTTGTTTGCTGTGCTGTGTGTTCAAAACTAATTCCACCACCGCCTTCAACAGAGACCTATGAGCGGATTAAGGAATATAAACCTTTCAAAACTCGATATTATACTCACAAAGATATACTGG ATGTTGGGGCAGACATTAAGCAACAAGAAGTggagagaagagaagaagaagTACAAAAACGGATTGAAAAAGTAAAAACTAGACTGTTGTTTCAG GCTGAGATGGAAAAAGAGGATGCTGTGGATGATGCTCTCATTCACGCTGCAGCCCTCCACAAGCAAGACATAGAAGAGCTTAAAAAGAAACACGAAAAAGAACTGCAG GTGGCTGTGATGAATACGAGGACAGAAATGCTGAAGCATTTGGAAGTGGAGCTCAAGAGAGAATCAGAAGCTGCTGAACAGCGAATGACCCACAAACTCCAACGGCTCATGCTGCAGTTGTCTCTGGAGAAGGAGAGAGCTGTGGCCAAAGTTACAGAACAGGAGAAATCCAAAACAGCTGAAGTTCTGGCCAAACAACAAAA ACACAATATGGAACAATTGCGGCAAGCTGGAGTAATTGCTAACGAAATCTATCAGAAGAACCTGCAACAATTACACTGGGAGAAATCACATGAAATGGAAGTTGCCTTTGCTGTCTCCCAAAAAGAATATCAGGAGGAAACAGACAAGCTCCTCAAAGATGCAGAGAGTGTCCGGGAGACTCAGCTGGCACAGGTGGTGACCAAGGTGAATGAAAAAGACACTGAGATCTTCTCTCTTAGACAAAAACTAGACTCTATGACAGATTGGAAAAACAGCCTGGAAACTGAAATACTAGAAATAAGAGAAGCATTTCAGAAGTACATTGATGTCACATTTCCTCAACTTGCCCCAGGGCAAGCAGATTTTATCTTACCATTCAGAAAAGAAACGGCATTCACAAATGCTGGCGTAGACATTTAA